GATGGTGCAATGTATGACAAAGCTATTGCAGAGTTGATGCAACGATTTGAGAACCCCACCCTTATTTCAAAGTCCCTAATCAATAAGTTTCTGGAGATACCAGCATTTCAGGATGAAAACACCTCAATTCTGAGATTGTTTGTTGACAACTTGCACCACTTTGTAAGAACACTGAAGACGTATGGCCAAGAAGCAGATTCACGAGTAGCAGCTAATATTCAGCAGATTATTCCGAAAATACCTCCGAAAATTGCTTTAAGGTGGAGCAGGCGAAAGTTAGAATTGCAGCCAAAGGAAGTTGACCATAAAGATCTGGGTAAGTGGCTGGAAACAGAGATTCAAGTCCAAGAGATGGCTCTTGGTTGTGCCAGTACCAAGGAGAATCCTGAAAAAGAGAAACCCCAGTCAAATTCAAACAAATCGAAGTGGTTCAAGAAAAAGACGGATGTGCGGAATGATACTCATGCAAATTCAGGAGCTAAACTACAATGTTTTGTGTGCAAGGGAGAACATGCACTTACATCGTGTGAAACCTGGAAGAGATTAACTGTGAATGAAGGATGGGAATTAGCAAAGAGTTGGGTTTGTGCTTTCATTGCCTCAAAAGGAGGCATCGAGTTGAACGTTGCTCGCTAAAAGGGACATGTCCAGCGGAAGGGTGTGTGCCAAGACACCACCCACAACTTCACGTAGCCATAGAGCCGCCACAGTTAAACTCATCAGCTCAGGCATTTCACCCCTTGCAAGCAGCTATAGGAGAGGCGTCGGCAACCGGCACACCAACTAATCATGCGACCTGTGGAGTGACTAAAGAAGCTGAGAGTATGCCACGCCCAGGGAGAGTAGCCCTGCAGATGATACCCGTAATACTGGAAGGGGAAAACGGAATAAGGATCCGAGAAAATGCCTTTTTTTGATGGTGGTTCTGGGTCATCTTATCTTTAAGAGGAAATCGCTGATATATTGGGCTTGGACGCTCCGTGTTGCTGTTTTTGGAGCGACGTCGATCGTGACAGATAGCAAAACCGTAACTGTGTGTTAAGAGAGTATGGATGGGAGCGTTAAGAAGCGTGTATTTCTGTGGACAATCTCCCAAAATTTGTGAAATGACAGCAGTTGACTCGTCACCCAATGCGAAGAAACTAGACCATCTTCGCGATCTAGAGATCAGAAAACCAGTTGAACATGGGGAGGTTGATATACTGATTGGAAGTGATTATTATGAGGTGCTCCTTCTACCACTTGAACATCGCATAGGAATTCCGGGGGAGCCTGTAGGGGTAAAGACACCACTCGGATGGACAATTGTTGGACATGTCGCAGAAACAGCAAACGCGTGCAGTATTGCTAGCTGTGTCTACACATTCCATACAACCTTTACTCCGATGACCTTTAGTGCCGATAAGTTGATGTGGAAGATGTGGGATGAAGATGTTGTAGGAATCACCAATCAAAATAGGCATTTGACCGCAAAAGAGGTGCTTAGTGCGCGGAAAGTGGCAGAGTCAAAGTGTTATGCTAAGGGGCGCTATGAAGTGGCAATTCCGTGGAACGACGATCAACCGCCATTGCATTGCAACAGGACGACTGCCGAGGACCGGCTCTACCCTCTACAGAGGAGGCCGGACGTTGCTGAGAAATACTGCCAGGTGATGGAAGCAAATAAAGCCAAGGGTTACATCCGGAAGCTGGAGCCAGGAGAAATTGATGATGGTCCAAGTTAGTACCTACCTCATTTTCCTGTAGTGAGAGAAGACAAAGAGGCATAGTGTACGACTCAGCAGCCAGATACGGCGGAGTAAGCCTTAATGATACTATGTTACCTGGGCCAAGGCTGCAACAAGATGTCTTTGATGTGCTACTGCGTTTCCGCAAAAATCCTGTAGCCCTAATGGCAGATCTGACGGAGATGTTCTCAAAAGTCACCATGGCAAAGCAAGACAGCCGGTACCACCGAATCCTGTGGAGAGGGCTATACCTCTCGAGACCTCCCGAAGTTTATGAAGCAATGAGATTTATGTTTGGTGATCGTGCTTCTCCGTACTTGGCCCAGTACGTTGTGCGACAACACGGAGAAGACAACAGAGATGACTACCCGCTAGCAGTGGGCGTTAGGGGTGCAATGGAAAGCTGAGACACATATGTTTACCTTCAAGTTAAACCCCCCGCAGGATGTTGTCTATACCAAACGAGGGCTTTTAAAGAAACTAGCTATACTGGTTGACCAATTGCAAATGATAGCACCATTCACAATTAAAGCCAGGGTGGTTATGCAGGAGACATGGTTACTGGGTTTTGGTTGGGATTATGAGTTTCCCAGTGATTTAGAGAAGACGTGTCAGGAATGGTTCAGTCAGTTACCAGAACTTTCCGGAGTCCGAGTTCCAAGGTGCTATCGTGCTGCTTAGAACACCGTTGCTGGCACATTTATCCATACTATGGTAGACGCGTCGTTGTTGGCATATGCAGCTGATGAAGAAGATGATGAAGTGACTGTGTGAAATATTGCAGCGAAAGTGAAGGTCGCACCGACAAAAGCAATATCGGTTCCGAGGTTAGAGCTCATGGCGGCAGTGTTGGGTCTTAGACTGGCAAGGAAGATGTCAGAGCTGTTACAGACACCCTTTTCGAACTGTACACTATGGACAGACAGCAAGGACGTCATTTTCTGGATCCAGGGTCAATCGAGGAGGTATAAGACTTTTGTTGCCAACCGAGTATCAGAGATTCATCAGAAGTCTAGTCCCAGACAGGATGATATAGCGTTCAATCCCAGGAACCGTTGGAGACTGATTCAGAACCTGGTGAAGTTGTTCTGGAAGCGGTGGAGAGAGGAGTTTCTGTCAACTCTTAACACACGAAAGAAATGGAGAGCGGCGAAAGACAATCTGAAAGTTGGGGATTGTAGTATATTGGTTCAAAGACCGAACGCGTTCACTGAACACAAGACCTTCTTTAATCATCGCAAAACTCGCACACGTGGTCTGATGCCACTTACAGCTCATTGCGTATGCGTAACACAAGACGCATATACTACAGGGATGTAGTGTTCCTTGTTCCGAATGCCCCTCACGGTCCTTGGCGTCTGGGTCGAGTGGAGGAAGTGTTATCCAGTCAGGACGGGCAGGTGCACGTCGTCCAAGCGAGCACGAAAGGCCAGAAACTTATCCGCTCGATAACGAGGCTGTGCCCGTTGAACGTCGCTGGCTAGGTAGAGTACGTGACCTAGAGAGAAGAGCTGAGGATCCGGAGCCGCTCTTCGGGCGGGGGGGGGAGGATGGAAACTCGATCAAcctgaatttgtttgtttgtaagcGCCAGGCGTATCCCCTGGTGGGGACTGGATCTAGTTGAATAAAGTGAGATTGTGTTAGCACATGTAAGTACTGTAGTCTTTGAATTTTGAACCGGCCTTTCGAACAGAATTTCTCGAGCCCTAGAATATCCACTGAGGGTAGTGAATGATTCGATAACATTCATTTCTCTTTCCAGTTGTTTAATGTAACTGTTCTGGACAATCCCATtttacagtgccgtagcaagggtattataagtggggggggacgcgagcgccggaggcgcaaGCCGCTAGGGGGTcatgctcccccggaaaattttgaaatatagaggcttggaaatgctatttccagcgttctcgaagagctatttgtgatttacgcatatcgcgaattatttacttcgtacactgtctcagcaaaccaatgcacattgagagtataacacttgcaaagtcaattacaaaatagaaaaccgtctatctctgtatcttgaaaccagcaaatgtttcacctttcagggTCATCATAGTAATTTCGTAGTtattctgagttgccttagaggcaaaatGTATAGatttcatcggcaggtcgttttttgaaaacttcccaaacagttgcttgataatattttatttttaacattttatacaggtctgttatTACTTTGtagggaaaaaaactggggggcacgggccccccggCCCCttcccttgctacggcactgttttAGCAAAATTGTATTAAGCCATAATTTGAGTCACAAACGCCAGTTTGGAGGCTACAAGTACTTTTGGccgtttcattttcaagttattcTCTGCATTTCTGTGTCTAAGAGCAAGAGATGTTGAAGAGGAACTGGAGATGGGAACGTTAAATGCCCAGGTGGATGAATGGGAGATATCACGTAGACGTATAACTCTCGAAGAAGTCATTGGCTCAGGATCTTTTGGAACTGTTTGGCGAGCAGTTTTGAGTAGTGGAAATGGACAACCAGGCATACAGTTTGTTGCAGCAAAGTGCTTTACACGTTAGTACTGTAGATGTCCAATTTCATTCACATACAAGAAAATCGTAGTCCCTTTTATCATAATTTGAATGTTTATTTACAAGATATCGGATCCACTTTTTATAAAATCCTGAGAATTTTGTTCTGGTTTAGCTGTAGAATGGACATGTACTGATTGTAAGTTCGATAACAGTCAAGACATAGCAAGACGTTTCAAAGATCACGACTTGAAGTTGAAGGCGGAAAAATCTTCCGTTTAAAAAAAGCCTTGAGATATTTTAGGCCAAAGAAGGTCACGAATCACTATATGTGGCAAATTGAACATTAAGCATTAGtacacacacaaaacaaaatcacaacTAAATAACAGAGTTAACATTGTTAGAAGTAACTAACTGCCAAAACACTACCTTTCCGATAGTGTATAACCACTGATACAACCTAACATATTAAGCTAACTTCTCAGAAAGTCAAGAATTTGACGTAGTAACACTGTCGAAAAGCTTAACTACAGCATAAAGCTTGTTTCAATAAATACTGAGAGAGCTAAAGAATAAATTAATGGTTAAATTATGAAATTTTTATCGCACAACTTTTTGCTCAAACTCAGAAAATATTTGCGATGCTATTCTTGCAATCTCGTGGATACGAACTAATAGCGTTGAGTACTGACTACTACATACTCTGATTTGCGAAGATCCAAAGACAGTAGTTGCAGGTAACTTTACtgtaattaattattcaagGTTAAAAAACTTAAGTGGTACTCCCATTGTATAGTTTTCCTACCTATGATCCTGAAGTTCAACAATGAAGCAATTTTTCCCAAGTCACTATTTCTTCTTTAAGATTATATCGTCATCACCCCTACGGTCATAATGACCACCATAACTGTGATCtttatcatcgtcattattattactaattgTGTATTATTGTTACAGTCACTTCTGGAGAGGAAGGAAGAAAGTCTATCATGAAAGAAATTGGGTTGGGAAAAGAGCTTGGAGACAGTTCACCGGAAAATGTTGTGAAATTTATTGGCTGTGTAACTAGGCAGAGTAAGAAAGCTATTCTTTACATCCTTTCATGCGTTTTATTCGAATCTACGcttatattttctttgttatttgtttgtttgtttaaataAATACTCGCATAGTTTTAAAGAATTCTTTAGATAAATTGTGTGATAAGAAACTGTTATGGAAATTATCCATTCTGTGGATTTCACAAAATGTCTTGATAACTGTGTCCATGTTTAATGGCTTGGATAACAATTGTCTCTCTTTACTTCATCGATGGGGTATTGGTAAAGAAtactaaattatttaaaaatgtcAACAATAGCTTGAAGCTGTAACTACATTCTCAGATGATCTTCAAGGAGCAGTTGTTGGCGACCTTCCTTGACGGACACAACGAATTGATGGCTGTAGTTATTTGATGAATCAGTGAGTGCAGATTTTTGAGAAGCACAACAAGTCACGTTGATCGATATGCCAATGTTCCTTCAGGCATGAATCACTTCGGTCACACCACAATAACTCCTAACTTGAgcatcaaaattttctttagaGGGAAAGAAGAGAAGATAACGTGCTCTACTCTCCGCCACTACGCCTGATATTCAGGATAGTGATGTCCACAAACCAAGAAACCTGAGACAGTGACAACTTTCTCGAACTTAGcattattgtaataaaaaaaaatcttttaaatTGAATCATGGTGACCCGTTCTGTGAAATAGTCTCCGAATGAAATCACTGCGACGTGAGTCTAGCGAGGGGTGGGATGGTAGGCTGATGATGGACATACCCAGGTGTGATTAAACACTTAATTAGGGTCTTCCAATTTTATACTGGATACTCATTGAGGCTTACCTAATCCGTGAAAGGGCAGCAGTTACACAGTGGCTGAAACTAATTTTAATACTCTgcttaagagaaaaaataaagaaataaacctAACAGGCAATTCACTTTCAACAACCATCTCACCCACACAGTTCACCCAATTCTGATCATGGAGTACCTACCTTGTGGAGATCTTCTTGGTTTTCTGAGGAAAAGCCGTGGAATTGACGACAAATATTATCGCGGAGAAGGAGAGGTAGCAAACCTCAAAACATATGAGCTGGCTTCATTTTCAATCCAGATTGCTACAGGGATGGTGTTCTTAGCATCCAGAGGGGTATGTGACGCCAGAACAAAGTAAATTAATctaattattatgtaaatacTGAAATACGCTGCTCCACGCATCTGCAAAGTaatgtttgaaaaagagatTACGCGAATATCGAGAAACATCTAGAAATGGAAACTGTCATTTATGACTAGAGGATTATCATAGGCACTCGTGCGTGCATTTCTAAGGGGATGGGGCGGGGTGGTGTTTGTGCTTACTCAGGAGTAGAAGTTAAGGGAAGTCTGAGTGGTGCTTTTTGCTTGCATCTTTGAAATACAGAgtaaacttaggcaatttctttaCGATGGTCTTCATGAAGTACCTTCTTCCCTTCAACTTAGGAACCAACTTTGTCACAAAATGTCgccaaaaaacactaactgTTACAGTAACCCCAACCTAACTGTAACCCTACAGTTAAACCTTATCTTGTTGTTAGGAAGATAATCTAGAGGCATGAAAATAACAGGGCACTTCGTGATGAATATCAAAACACGTTCTTTCTTAAGTATCCGCATTTCtggagaaaatttatttaattggAAGACAAGTGATGCTGAGGCAACTAATAGAACTGTGAATTTTGTAAGGTTTCCCTTGAAATCAGACAATTAATCTATCGGCAGTCCTTCGTGTACAACTCAAACATCTCGCCTTAGTGATATTTTCTGTATTGGAGGAGAGATCAAGGCTCTCACTAGCTATGAGATCTGACCTTGGTCTTGAGCATAACGaaaattactttcttgatTTCCTTAGATTATCCATCGTGATTTGGCCGCACGCAACGTCCTCCTCGATAGAAACTGTGTGTGCAAAGTGGCGGATTTTGGCCTATATTACCACAATTTTAAATATGGACATGGCAATGCTAAAAAGGTGAGTAACATTGTCAGACGGTTACACTTCAAACAGTTAACTGTGACAACTGCtgaactttcttttttctgtcgtTTGTCTTGCCAGGGCTGCGTACCAGTGAAGTGGACAGCGCCTGAGGTTCTCTTTGGGGATATTGCAGAGCTTTCCAGTAAAAGTGACGTGTATGTAATTCTTTTTATGAAATTACTaaattgtttccttttcttttgtggtgAAAGAATGATTTttccccggggggggggggggttactGCCTTATTTGGGTTATACGGGTACGTGCTGCTGGACAGGGTATTGCTTTTGGCCTCactgtcctaaacagggtataCAATAGGCCTTTTacaactagcgatcacgtggtacaaaatctgCCATGCTGGaaggcaagctcattattattcccgcacattaaaacaaagagaactgaaccagtgaagcttgacttgcctttgttttgatgtcccagtgcgggaataataatgagcttgccctccagcatggcggattttgtaccacgtgatcgttaacTGCAAAAGGCTTATTTGACTTGCCTCTGTCCTAAACAGATTTAGAAcctgtcctaaacagggtatgGCATTACGAGCCGAGAGACTGCGAGCAGtctcttccttttcttcaCCTGCGACCTCGGGCTGCGCCTTACGAGAGATCATTTTCTGGACAAGAATGCTATtgaatcaaatgaagatatgatcctcacacttgctggacaatttaaggaattgtctcatgaacctgaaaaactCAGGTgattcaacgggattcgaacccatgacctctgcgatgccggtgcagtgctctaaccaactgagctacgaagtcacacagttgagagcaggtcaatttgttgggctcatgttttcccgtgaaaggaatgtagtatgaaaattgtgttatatgaagtgcggtgtttctTTCATAAGAATGCTATTGTTGTCGGTATCTTAACTTGCAATATTTTTCCACTTCCTAGTATTATACCAAGCGCGCATTTAAAGAACAAATCGTACCGGTACTGCGACTTATTAGACAGTTTAAATTCATGTAAAACCAGCGAGTGTGCATTTTGTCacttgtcctaaacagggtagTGAAATGGAAGCTGTTGTCCTACGCAGGGTAGGGTTTTTAGCGTATtcttgtcctaaacagggtcagGATTTCAAACGCTCAGCGGCACCCCTCTACCCAAACAAGAAGAAGCTACTAGAAAAAGCGTTTGGTTTTCAATTTCTAGCGTTGCATGCAGTATGTAAGAAGTTATTGCGATTGATCCAGCCTGACCCATCTATTTGCGATCCGAAAACTTGAATAACAACGGAGCTAATTGTTGGGCTTTAATTTGATGTAGACACCAAAGAAACCTGCAAAGACAAGGTGGTTTTCATAattaatcaaaacaaaacatattcAATTATGTTGGGATTTTTTGTTAATATAAAAAGCAGAGCACAAAAATTTCGAACGAATTGAATTCTACTTCTGTACATGTTATTTTCACAAAGGTGGCAGGTCTACCTTAGCTGTTAGCAACTGTCCATTTCACTTGGCAACTCATGTTTCAGACTTCATTGCTTTACTTTCGTTTGTTCAGTTTGTTAAGTTAAGTTGTAGAATCTACTCCCATACTGTATCGACTGCAATTTTTCTTGCATAATCCTAtgctgttatttattttttgagctGGAAAGTGAATTCAATTTTGGTTAAAAGATGATTAGACCttacaaaataattgaaatggTACCTctctcattggtcaatagatgTGTTTAGATGAGAGTATGTAGACATACTGCATCtggggtttgcataactgtcccGAATTCTCTCAACTCTCCTTATGTTCAGAtgaggctatgtaaacacggaaaaagtCCTCTATTGCTAAATTGTTTAATAGCTGTTATTCCAGTTGAGCCAGCAGACAAAGCTTCTTTGCTTCATATCTACAAgcagacgaggctaatgggtcagtACATTGGAAAATGACGCATTAGCCTCATTTATGGGTCAAAACCGATTGTTCCTAAGTGTAAAAACAGCTACTTATGGAATTTTCTGTGTGGTAGGTGGTCCTATGGAATCGTTCTCTATGAGATATTTACCTTGGGTAGGTACTTTATCAACAGAGAATTGCTCTTCTTTTGAAATCttgcccagttgttcaaagggtggataaattattatccattggataactcaattaattttgatagtACTTATCACGCTGCATAGTGATTCATCCATTGCAAAAAGCTATCCACCCTTTAAACAACTAAGGCCCGATGTGGTGTGAGAATGCAGTTTACGTCATGTAAGATATAGTCGCCACTTTTTTAAATTGCGATGGACCAGGCCCACCCTTTAAACTAGGGCTGTCCATAAGTTGCtgagccacttttgagcaacttttcGGATTTCGAGCAACTTTCTTCTGTTCTAAACAGGTTTCTTGCTTTTTTAATGCCTTCACGAATTCAAATCGCCTTTTAAAGTTCCAATATTGGACATTGGTTACTTTCATCATGATATCATTACCTTTTGCAAACAACATTTATACACTATCCGACACAGTCCCTGCTCTGGGGAACACGGCTAGTGGTGGTCTATCTGTGGTAGTTTTACAATGGTCAGTGGATATGGTGAAAAAATTCACAATAGTGGGGCTGAACGATAGTCCATGCTCGATTGACCATGGTAAATAGTCAGATCCTCTAGAAATAGCAGTCGGTGCTTGATCTATGTTGAGTACTGTAGAAAAAGCTGAACTTATCATGCAGAAACGAAGAGAAACGTGCGCTGTTCAGTCGATCTAAACGTGTCCTCGCGGGATAGAGTTAAAGAGTTCAAAGACCAGTGTCTAACTGATTTTGGGACATGGGTTGAGAGAAGATAGCAATATAAAACTTAAACTTAcacaattataataaaatcAATATGCAATATTCACCTGACatctatttttattcttttttaattgaattaaattattgctgttttacataatgtttacattttttttgttttttccattaCATAACGAATACATGTATTACCTGGCATCTATGCAAAGTCAAATTCTTCATAAACATCTTGATTTTAGTTGATAATTTGCCTCTTataccaaaatacaaaaaagcaacTTCTGAGCAACTTTTGGATTCTCAGGCAAGTTTGAACAACCTTTAGAGGTTTGGGGCAACTTTTGAGAAGCTTTTTGAGAAACTGGAGCAACCTTTCAAACGATTATAAGCAACTTGTGGACAGCTCTATTGTTAAGAAGACAGTAACTGACCGCGTGT
This portion of the Acropora palmata chromosome 13, jaAcrPala1.3, whole genome shotgun sequence genome encodes:
- the LOC141863475 gene encoding tyrosine kinase receptor Cad96Ca-like; the encoded protein is MGTLNAQVDEWEISRRRITLEEVIGSGSFGTVWRAVLSSGNGQPGIQFVAAKCFTLTSGEEGRKSIMKEIGLGKELGDSSPENVVKFIGCVTRQIHPILIMEYLPCGDLLGFLRKSRGIDDKYYRGEGEVANLKTYELASFSIQIATGMVFLASRGIIHRDLAARNVLLDRNCVCKVADFGLYYHNFKYGHGNAKKGCVPVKWTAPEVLFGDIAELSSKSDVWSYGIVLYEIFTLGRIPYPGWSEARTIAELEKGYRMPKPSHIDISL